The genome window GGGCGCGGTGGTGCTGGTGACGCTGCTGCTGCTGATCTTCCCCGCGTTGGTGCTCGCGATCCCCAACGCGATCTTCGGCGTGTGATGCGTCGCCCCGCCCGCGTTTCTTCCGTGCGCGGGCGGGGCGATTTCTCTCTCTGTGGATGCGTCCACAGTCGGTTTCCCCGAGGTTTGCTAGTCTGTCCGAGGGTCGCATGGCGCGGCCGGTTTCGGTGGATCTGGCGATGGGTGCTCGGGCGTTTTTCCTCCGGATGCTGAGAGACCGGCGCGGCGCGGCGGCGATCGAGTTCGCGGTGATCGCGCTGCCGCTGTTCACGATCATCGCCGGGATGATCGAGACCGGCCTGCTCGCCTTCACCTCGGCGGTGACCGAGGCGGCGACCCGCGAGGCGGCGCGGCAGGTACGCACCGGCAACGTCCAGACCGCCGCCGACGCGGCTGCCCGTTTCCGCGCCGAGTTCTGCCGGGGGCTGCCCGCCACCTTCACCTGCGCGGACTTCTATTTCGACGTCCGCACCTTCCCCGAGTTCGCCGCGATCGCGCTGCCGCCGGTGG of uncultured Alphaproteobacteria bacterium contains these proteins:
- a CDS encoding conserved hypothetical protein (Evidence 4 : Homologs of previously reported genes of unknown function), which codes for MARPVSVDLAMGARAFFLRMLRDRRGAAAIEFAVIALPLFTIIAGMIETGLLAFTSAVTEAATREAARQVRTGNVQTAADAAARFRAEFCRGLPATFTCADFYFDVRTFPEFAAIALPPVVYDAAGVPQGLAFAPGGANAVVTVRVIHPYRYITPLIGRAMGGGAAAVPLISTAVMRTEPFS